A genomic window from Streptomyces sp. HUAS YS2 includes:
- a CDS encoding phosphomannomutase/phosphoglucomutase, protein MTADLSQIVKAYDVRGVVPDQWGEELAELFGAAFVRVTGADGIVVGHDMRPSSPGLADAFARGAARLGADVTLIGLCSTDQLYFASGQLSLPGAMFTASHNPAQYNGIKMCRAGAAPVGQDTGLAEIRGLVEQWSEQGAPEAAAQPGTVTERDTLADYAAYLKSLVDLTTIRPLKVVVDAGNGMGGHTVPTVLDGLPLDVVPMYFELDGTFPNHEANPLDPKNIVDLQARVRAEGADLGLAFDGDADRCFVVDEQGEPVSPSAITALVAARELAKEPGGTVIHNLITSWSVPEVVRENGGTPVRTRVGHSFIKEEMAKTGAIFGGEHSAHYYFKDFWNADTGMLAALHVLAALGGQDGPLSELVSSYDRYFGSGEINSTVADQAARMAAVKASYADQDGITIDELDGLTVTGHDWWFNLRASNTEPLLRLNVESDDPVTTQWITQHVLGMVRATG, encoded by the coding sequence GTGACTGCTGATCTCTCGCAGATCGTGAAGGCGTACGACGTTCGCGGGGTGGTCCCGGACCAGTGGGGCGAGGAGCTCGCCGAGCTCTTCGGCGCCGCCTTCGTACGCGTGACCGGCGCGGACGGGATCGTCGTCGGCCACGACATGCGGCCCTCGTCCCCCGGCCTCGCCGACGCCTTCGCCCGCGGCGCGGCCCGCCTGGGCGCGGACGTGACACTGATCGGGCTCTGCTCGACCGACCAGCTGTACTTCGCCTCCGGGCAGCTCTCGCTGCCGGGCGCCATGTTCACCGCCTCGCACAACCCGGCGCAGTACAACGGCATCAAGATGTGCCGCGCCGGCGCCGCCCCCGTCGGCCAGGACACCGGCCTCGCCGAGATCCGCGGCCTCGTCGAGCAGTGGTCGGAGCAGGGTGCGCCCGAGGCGGCCGCCCAGCCCGGCACGGTCACCGAGCGGGACACCCTCGCCGACTACGCCGCGTACCTGAAGTCGCTCGTCGACCTCACCACCATCCGCCCGCTGAAGGTCGTCGTGGACGCGGGCAACGGCATGGGCGGCCACACCGTCCCCACCGTCCTCGACGGGCTGCCGCTCGACGTGGTGCCCATGTACTTCGAGCTCGACGGCACCTTCCCGAACCACGAGGCCAACCCGCTCGACCCGAAGAACATCGTGGACCTCCAGGCCCGCGTGCGCGCCGAGGGCGCGGACCTCGGCCTCGCCTTCGACGGCGACGCCGACCGCTGCTTCGTCGTCGACGAGCAGGGCGAGCCGGTCTCCCCGTCCGCGATCACGGCGCTGGTCGCCGCGCGCGAGCTGGCCAAGGAGCCCGGCGGCACCGTCATCCACAACCTGATCACCTCGTGGTCGGTGCCCGAGGTCGTCCGCGAGAACGGCGGCACGCCCGTACGTACCCGAGTGGGGCACTCCTTCATCAAGGAGGAGATGGCGAAGACCGGGGCGATCTTCGGCGGCGAGCACTCGGCGCACTACTACTTCAAGGACTTCTGGAACGCGGACACCGGCATGCTCGCCGCGCTGCACGTCCTGGCCGCGCTCGGCGGCCAGGACGGCCCGCTGTCCGAGCTGGTCTCCTCGTACGACCGCTACTTCGGCTCCGGCGAGATCAACTCCACCGTCGCCGACCAGGCCGCGCGGATGGCCGCGGTGAAGGCGTCCTACGCCGACCAGGACGGGATCACCATCGACGAGCTGGACGGACTGACGGTGACCGGCCACGACTGGTGGTTCAACCTCCGCGCCTCCAACACCGAGCCGCTGCTCCGCCTGAACGTCGAGTCCGACGACCCGGTCACCACGCAGTGGATCACGCAGCACGTCCTGGGCATGGTGCGGGCCACCGGCTGA
- a CDS encoding Trm112 family protein produces MPLEAGLLEILACPACHAPLNDRTAAETPELICTGADCGLAYPVRDDIPVLLVDEARRPE; encoded by the coding sequence ATGCCGCTCGAAGCCGGCCTTCTGGAGATCCTCGCCTGCCCGGCCTGCCACGCGCCGCTGAACGACCGCACGGCGGCGGAGACCCCCGAGCTGATCTGCACGGGCGCCGACTGCGGCCTGGCCTACCCGGTCCGCGACGACATCCCCGTCCTCCTCGTGGACGAGGCCCGCCGCCCGGAGTAG
- a CDS encoding SIS domain-containing protein, translating to MLDETLLDAPDALARADRRGLLRAAAEAGARVRTAARHAAEAGIADLRPDGRPRSVLVAGPGTAAVGVADLVGALAGAAAPVIRLQPTGVAPAAGALRWELPGWAGSVDLLLIPTTDGSEPGLALLAQQAYRRGITVVAVAPQSSPLAESVVAAHGMVVPLAIAPHAMYDEELLAASPASLWALFTPLLALLDRVGLLTAPPETLEKVAARLDRTAERCGPAIATYDNPAKTLAAELADTLPLIWTEGDAAGPAGRRFAAVLAELAGLPALAAELPEALPAHGVLLVGDYAAGADPDDFFRDRVDEAQARRARVVLLRDRPIGGLTAAPAARELALSHDTAISELEPEEGSELEALAELLAVTDFAAVYLSLASAVDAAGTTGTATEPPTDASAQPTTDTDGGS from the coding sequence ATGCTGGACGAGACCCTGCTCGACGCTCCGGACGCCCTCGCCCGCGCCGACCGCCGCGGCCTCCTCCGGGCCGCCGCCGAGGCCGGCGCGCGCGTGCGCACCGCCGCCCGGCACGCCGCCGAGGCCGGCATCGCGGACCTGCGCCCCGACGGCCGTCCCCGCTCCGTCCTCGTCGCCGGGCCCGGCACCGCCGCCGTCGGCGTCGCCGACCTGGTCGGCGCTCTCGCCGGCGCCGCCGCCCCGGTCATCCGCCTCCAGCCCACCGGCGTCGCACCCGCCGCCGGGGCCCTGCGCTGGGAGCTCCCCGGCTGGGCGGGCTCCGTCGACCTGCTGCTGATCCCCACCACGGACGGCTCCGAACCCGGCCTCGCGCTCCTCGCGCAGCAGGCGTACCGCCGCGGCATCACCGTCGTCGCCGTCGCCCCGCAGAGCTCCCCGCTGGCCGAGTCCGTCGTCGCCGCCCACGGCATGGTCGTCCCGCTGGCGATCGCCCCGCACGCGATGTACGACGAGGAGCTCCTCGCCGCCAGCCCCGCCTCGCTCTGGGCCCTGTTCACCCCGCTCCTCGCACTGCTCGACCGGGTCGGCCTGCTCACCGCGCCGCCCGAGACCCTGGAGAAGGTCGCCGCCCGGCTCGACCGGACCGCCGAGCGGTGCGGCCCGGCCATCGCCACGTACGACAACCCGGCGAAGACGCTCGCCGCCGAACTCGCCGACACGCTCCCGCTGATCTGGACCGAGGGCGACGCGGCCGGCCCGGCGGGCCGCCGGTTCGCCGCCGTGCTCGCCGAACTCGCCGGCCTGCCCGCGCTCGCCGCCGAACTGCCCGAGGCCCTGCCCGCGCACGGCGTCCTGCTCGTCGGCGACTACGCGGCCGGCGCCGACCCGGACGACTTCTTCCGCGACCGCGTCGATGAAGCGCAGGCCCGCCGCGCCCGGGTCGTCCTGCTCCGCGACCGCCCGATCGGCGGCCTCACCGCCGCGCCCGCCGCACGGGAGCTGGCACTCAGCCACGACACCGCGATCAGCGAACTGGAGCCGGAGGAGGGCAGCGAACTCGAAGCCCTCGCCGAACTGCTGGCCGTGACCGATTTCGCGGCCGTTTACCTGTCGCTCGCCTCGGCCGTGGACGCTGCCGGAACCACCGGGACGGCAACCGAACCGCCGACCGACGCGTCTGCCCAGCCGACGACCGACACCGACGGCGGCTCGTGA
- the manA gene encoding mannose-6-phosphate isomerase, class I, with product MDRLANTVRPYAWGSTTAIPELLGVAPTGEPQAELWMGAHPGAPSRTPRGPLNEVVEADPVRELGAATVDRFGPRLPFLFKILAAGAPLSLQVHPDLAQARAGFAAEEAAGIPVEDPKRNYKDAYHKPELICALTPFDGLCGFRDPAETADLMAALDVDSLKPYVDLLRAHPEEAALREVLTALLTAEHGEMARTVAEAAAAAAQLGDAYAPYVRLAHDFPGDPGVIAAMLLNRVQLRPGEAMFLGAGVPHAYLDGLGVEIMANSDNVLRCGLTPKHVDVPELLRVVRFEPGEPNLLRPEASPSGEEVYDTPIDEFRLSRYVRAEGAAPTDITAAGPQILLATAGRPKAGEVTLAPGESVFVPAGEPTELSGTGMLFRATVVA from the coding sequence ATGGACCGCCTCGCCAACACCGTCCGCCCCTACGCCTGGGGATCCACGACGGCCATCCCGGAACTGCTCGGCGTCGCCCCCACCGGTGAGCCCCAGGCCGAGCTGTGGATGGGCGCGCATCCCGGAGCCCCCTCCCGCACCCCGCGCGGCCCGCTCAACGAGGTCGTCGAGGCCGACCCCGTACGGGAACTCGGCGCCGCGACCGTCGACAGGTTCGGCCCCCGCCTGCCGTTCCTCTTCAAGATCCTCGCGGCCGGCGCCCCGCTCTCCCTCCAGGTCCACCCCGACCTCGCGCAGGCGCGGGCCGGCTTCGCCGCCGAGGAGGCCGCCGGCATCCCCGTCGAAGACCCGAAGCGCAACTACAAGGACGCCTACCACAAGCCCGAACTGATCTGCGCGCTCACGCCGTTCGACGGGCTCTGCGGCTTCCGCGACCCGGCGGAGACCGCCGACCTCATGGCCGCGCTCGACGTCGACTCGCTCAAGCCGTACGTCGACCTCCTGCGCGCCCACCCCGAGGAGGCGGCCCTGCGCGAGGTCCTCACCGCCCTGCTGACCGCCGAACACGGGGAGATGGCCCGCACCGTCGCCGAGGCCGCGGCCGCCGCCGCTCAGCTGGGCGACGCATACGCCCCGTACGTGCGGCTCGCACACGACTTCCCCGGCGACCCCGGCGTCATCGCCGCGATGCTCCTCAACCGCGTCCAACTCCGGCCCGGCGAGGCGATGTTCCTCGGCGCCGGCGTCCCGCACGCCTACCTCGACGGTCTCGGCGTCGAGATCATGGCCAACTCCGACAACGTGCTGCGCTGCGGCCTGACACCCAAGCACGTCGACGTCCCCGAACTGCTGCGCGTCGTCCGCTTCGAGCCCGGCGAGCCGAACCTGCTGCGCCCGGAGGCCTCGCCGTCCGGCGAGGAGGTCTACGACACCCCGATCGACGAGTTCCGGCTGTCCCGCTACGTCCGGGCCGAGGGCGCCGCGCCCACCGACATCACCGCCGCCGGACCGCAGATCCTGCTGGCCACCGCAGGCCGCCCCAAGGCCGGCGAAGTCACCCTCGCGCCGGGGGAGTCGGTGTTCGTTCCCGCCGGCGAACCGACCGAACTGTCCGGTACGGGGATGCTCTTCCGCGCCACGGTCGTGGCCTGA
- a CDS encoding cation diffusion facilitator family transporter: MSASGGTKAIVAALAANLAIAAAKFVAFLFSGSSSMLAESVHSLADSGNQGLLLLGGKKAQREATPQHPFGYGRERYIYAFLVSIVLFSVGGMFAIYEGYEKIKHPHPIEAWYWPVGVLVFAIIAESFSFRTAIKESNQIRGGLSWKEFVRRAKAPELPVVLLEDLGALVGLVLALGGVGLALLTDDGVWDGIGTLCIGVLLILIALVLAAETKSLLLGESAGAEDVKKIEAAVVDGDTVTRLIHMRTLHLGPEELLVAAKVAVRHDDTAAKVASAIDAAEARIRASVPIARVIYLEPDIYSEAAAEAGADPAATPGGPAPTTGH, translated from the coding sequence ATGAGCGCGTCAGGCGGAACCAAGGCGATCGTGGCGGCACTCGCCGCCAATCTCGCGATCGCCGCAGCCAAGTTCGTGGCGTTCCTCTTCAGCGGTTCGTCCTCGATGCTCGCCGAGAGCGTCCACTCGCTCGCCGACTCCGGCAACCAGGGTCTGCTGCTCCTCGGCGGCAAGAAGGCCCAGCGCGAGGCCACCCCGCAGCACCCGTTCGGCTACGGCCGCGAGCGCTACATCTACGCGTTCCTCGTCTCCATCGTGCTCTTCTCCGTCGGTGGCATGTTCGCCATCTACGAGGGCTACGAGAAGATCAAGCACCCGCACCCCATCGAGGCCTGGTACTGGCCGGTCGGCGTCCTCGTCTTCGCGATCATCGCCGAGTCCTTCTCCTTCCGCACCGCCATCAAGGAGTCCAACCAGATCCGCGGCGGTCTCTCCTGGAAGGAGTTCGTCCGCCGCGCGAAGGCCCCCGAGCTCCCCGTCGTCCTCCTGGAGGACCTCGGCGCCCTCGTCGGTCTCGTCCTCGCCCTCGGCGGCGTCGGCCTCGCCCTGCTGACCGACGACGGCGTCTGGGACGGCATCGGCACCCTCTGCATCGGTGTCCTGCTCATCCTGATCGCGCTCGTGCTCGCCGCCGAGACCAAGTCCTTGCTGCTCGGCGAGTCCGCCGGCGCCGAGGACGTGAAGAAGATCGAGGCGGCCGTCGTCGACGGCGACACCGTCACCCGCCTCATCCACATGCGCACCCTGCACCTCGGCCCCGAGGAGCTGCTCGTCGCGGCCAAGGTCGCCGTCCGGCACGACGACACGGCCGCCAAGGTCGCGTCCGCGATCGACGCGGCCGAGGCGCGCATCCGCGCCTCCGTCCCGATCGCCCGCGTGATCTACCTGGAGCCGGACATCTACAGCGAGGCCGCGGCCGAGGCCGGCGCGGACCCCGCCGCCACCCCGGGCGGCCCGGCCCCGACGACCGGCCACTGA
- the ahcY gene encoding adenosylhomocysteinase, producing the protein MTTAVNQDFKVADLSLAVFGRKEITLAEHEMPGLMSIRKEYADQQPLAGARITGSLHMTVQTAVLIETLVALGADVRWASCNIFSTQDHAAAAIAVGPNGTPENPQGIPVFAWKGETLEEYWWCTEQALTWPNTPTGGPNMILDDGGDATLLVHKGVEFEKAGSAPDPSTADSEEYGYILQLLNRTLSETPQKWTQLASEIRGVTEETTTGVHRLYEMMQAGTLLFPAINVNDAVTKSKFDNKYGCRHSLIDGINRATDVLIGGKTAVVCGYGDVGKGCAESLRGQGARVIVTEIDPICALQAAMDGYQVATLDDVVETADIFITTTGNKDIIMASDIAKMKHQAIVGNIGHFDNEIDMAGLAQIPGIVKDEVKPQVHTWTFPDGKVVIVLSEGRLLNLGNATGHPSFVMSNSFADQTLAQIELFTKPEQYPTDVYVLPKHLDEKVARLHLASLGVKLTTLRPEQAAYIGVQVEGPYKPDHYRY; encoded by the coding sequence ATGACGACTGCCGTCAACCAGGACTTCAAGGTCGCCGACCTTTCCCTGGCCGTCTTCGGCCGCAAGGAGATCACCCTCGCCGAGCACGAGATGCCCGGCCTGATGTCGATCCGCAAGGAGTACGCGGACCAGCAGCCGCTCGCCGGCGCCCGCATCACCGGCTCCCTGCACATGACCGTGCAGACCGCCGTTCTCATCGAGACCCTGGTCGCCCTCGGCGCCGACGTCCGCTGGGCCTCCTGCAACATCTTCTCCACCCAGGACCACGCCGCCGCGGCCATCGCCGTGGGCCCGAACGGCACCCCGGAGAACCCCCAGGGCATCCCGGTCTTCGCCTGGAAGGGCGAGACCCTGGAGGAGTACTGGTGGTGCACGGAGCAGGCGCTGACCTGGCCGAACACGCCCACCGGCGGCCCGAACATGATCCTCGACGACGGTGGCGACGCCACCCTTCTCGTCCACAAGGGCGTCGAGTTCGAGAAGGCCGGCTCCGCCCCGGACCCGTCCACCGCGGACAGCGAGGAGTACGGCTACATCCTCCAGCTCCTCAACCGCACCCTCTCCGAGACCCCGCAGAAGTGGACCCAGCTGGCGTCCGAGATCCGCGGCGTCACCGAGGAGACCACCACCGGTGTCCACCGCCTGTACGAGATGATGCAGGCAGGCACCCTGCTCTTCCCGGCGATCAACGTGAACGACGCCGTGACGAAGTCGAAGTTCGACAACAAGTACGGCTGCCGCCACTCGCTCATCGACGGCATCAACCGCGCCACCGACGTCCTCATCGGCGGCAAGACCGCCGTCGTCTGCGGCTACGGCGACGTCGGCAAGGGCTGCGCCGAGTCCCTCCGGGGCCAGGGAGCCCGCGTCATCGTCACCGAGATCGACCCGATCTGCGCCCTCCAGGCGGCGATGGACGGCTACCAGGTCGCCACCCTCGACGACGTCGTCGAGACGGCCGACATCTTCATCACCACCACCGGCAACAAGGACATCATCATGGCGTCCGACATCGCCAAGATGAAGCACCAGGCCATCGTGGGCAACATCGGCCACTTCGACAACGAGATCGACATGGCCGGCCTGGCCCAGATCCCGGGCATCGTCAAGGACGAGGTCAAGCCGCAGGTCCACACCTGGACCTTCCCCGACGGCAAGGTCGTCATCGTCCTCTCCGAGGGCCGCCTGCTGAACCTCGGCAACGCGACCGGCCACCCGTCCTTCGTGATGTCGAACTCGTTCGCGGACCAGACCCTGGCCCAGATCGAACTCTTCACCAAGCCGGAGCAGTACCCGACCGACGTCTACGTGCTCCCGAAGCACCTCGACGAGAAGGTCGCCCGTCTGCACCTCGCCTCGCTCGGCGTGAAGCTGACGACCCTCCGCCCCGAGCAGGCCGCGTACATCGGCGTGCAGGTGGAAGGCCCGTACAAGCCGGACCACTACCGCTACTGA
- a CDS encoding RDD family protein, with translation MSGVVTGDAVVLGLQAARLPSRALAIFIDLVVVWVAYLLISVGLAVATSSLDDAAQMAMSIASFLLVLVGVPIAVETLSHGRSLGKLACGLRVVRDDGGPIRFRHALVRGAMGVVEILMTFGVVACIASLVSERGRRIGDVFAGTLVVRERVPAARAVPVPPPPPWLVGRFTQLDLSAVPDELWLVIRQYLTRARQLDAQVGRALAERLANDLVARTGTPPPPGVPAEAYLAGVVAERQARDARRVFSGPAPGTTAPAAPTPVSAQTPAPVPSYAPHPQAQPQPQPQPQPPSVPAVAPTASTPPATPQSPPATGFAPPA, from the coding sequence GTGAGTGGGGTTGTGACGGGGGACGCCGTCGTACTCGGGCTGCAGGCGGCGCGGCTGCCGAGCCGGGCGCTGGCGATCTTCATCGACCTGGTGGTGGTGTGGGTCGCGTATTTGCTGATCTCCGTCGGGCTCGCGGTGGCGACGTCGTCGCTCGACGACGCGGCGCAGATGGCGATGTCGATCGCCTCGTTCCTTCTCGTGCTGGTCGGTGTGCCGATCGCGGTGGAGACGCTGTCCCACGGGCGGTCCCTGGGGAAGCTGGCCTGTGGGTTGCGGGTGGTGCGGGACGACGGCGGGCCGATCCGGTTCCGGCACGCGCTGGTGCGCGGGGCGATGGGCGTGGTGGAGATCCTGATGACGTTCGGGGTCGTCGCCTGCATCGCCTCCCTCGTGTCGGAGCGGGGGCGGCGGATCGGGGACGTGTTCGCCGGGACGCTGGTGGTGCGGGAGCGGGTGCCCGCGGCGCGGGCCGTGCCGGTTCCCCCGCCTCCGCCGTGGCTGGTGGGGCGGTTCACGCAGCTTGATCTGTCCGCGGTTCCGGACGAGCTGTGGCTGGTGATACGCCAGTACCTGACGCGGGCGCGGCAGCTCGATGCGCAGGTGGGGCGGGCGCTGGCGGAGCGGCTCGCGAACGATCTGGTCGCGCGGACCGGGACGCCTCCGCCGCCGGGGGTGCCGGCCGAGGCCTATCTGGCGGGTGTCGTGGCCGAGCGGCAGGCGCGCGACGCGCGTCGGGTGTTCTCCGGGCCCGCGCCCGGCACCACAGCGCCGGCCGCCCCTACTCCTGTGTCCGCACAGACGCCTGCGCCTGTCCCCTCGTACGCGCCGCACCCGCAGGCGCAGCCGCAGCCGCAGCCGCAGCCGCAGCCGCCGAGCGTTCCGGCTGTCGCGCCCACCGCCTCGACCCCTCCGGCCACCCCACAGAGCCCGCCGGCGACGGGGTTCGCGCCGCCGGCCTAG
- a CDS encoding stage II sporulation protein M, with translation MDLDVYVTAHRAEWERLDHLLGRGGKLSGAEADELVALYQRTATHLSLIQSSSPDPMLTARLTQLVARARATVTGTRRASWRDAVRFLTAGFPAAVYRSRRWWIPTALLSTLLGVAIGWWIAANPEVQASIGAPAELRAMTRPGGQYETYYSSHPAASFAAQVWTNNAQAAAVCLVLGAFLGLPVLWILFLNMLNLGVGIGLMSAAGRIDTFLGLILPHGLLELTAVFVAAGTGLKLGWTVIDPGPTTRRAALAQQGRAAIGMAIGLALVLFVSGLIEGFVTPSGLPTWARITIGVVAELAFLAYVYVLGGRAARAGETGDVDIADRSAELPTAA, from the coding sequence ATGGACCTCGACGTCTACGTCACCGCCCACCGTGCCGAGTGGGAACGTCTCGACCACCTCCTGGGACGCGGCGGAAAACTCAGCGGCGCCGAGGCCGATGAACTCGTCGCCCTCTACCAGCGCACCGCCACCCACCTCTCACTCATCCAGTCCAGCTCTCCGGACCCGATGCTCACCGCCCGGCTCACCCAGCTGGTCGCCCGCGCCCGCGCCACCGTCACCGGCACCCGCCGCGCCTCGTGGCGCGACGCCGTGCGCTTCCTGACGGCCGGGTTCCCCGCGGCGGTGTACCGCTCGCGCCGCTGGTGGATACCCACCGCGCTCCTCTCCACCCTGCTCGGCGTGGCCATCGGCTGGTGGATCGCCGCCAACCCCGAGGTCCAGGCCTCGATAGGGGCGCCCGCGGAACTCCGCGCGATGACCCGCCCCGGCGGCCAGTACGAGACGTACTACTCGAGCCACCCCGCGGCCTCCTTCGCCGCCCAGGTCTGGACGAACAACGCCCAGGCCGCCGCGGTCTGCCTGGTCCTCGGGGCCTTCCTCGGTCTCCCGGTGCTCTGGATCCTGTTCCTCAACATGCTGAACCTGGGCGTCGGCATCGGCCTGATGTCCGCGGCCGGCCGCATCGACACCTTCCTCGGCCTGATCCTTCCGCACGGCCTTCTCGAACTGACCGCGGTCTTCGTCGCCGCCGGCACCGGCCTGAAGCTGGGCTGGACCGTCATCGACCCCGGCCCCACGACCCGCCGCGCCGCCCTCGCCCAGCAGGGCCGCGCCGCCATCGGCATGGCCATCGGCCTGGCGCTCGTCCTGTTCGTTTCGGGCCTGATCGAAGGCTTCGTCACCCCGTCGGGCCTCCCGACGTGGGCCCGCATCACCATCGGCGTCGTCGCCGAGCTGGCCTTCCTCGCGTACGTCTATGTGCTCGGCGGCCGAGCCGCCCGCGCCGGAGAGACCGGCGACGTCGACATCGCCGACAGGAGCGCGGAGCTCCCCACGGCCGCCTGA
- a CDS encoding DUF58 domain-containing protein translates to MALTGRTALLAAIGSLPVGILAPSWTGMLAVNAPLSLAILCDYAMAAPVRTLQFTRSGDTSVRLGDEANVQLTVTNRSRRRLRAQLRDAWPPSSWLSGTDQAASRHKLTIPAGERRRVTTVLRPTRRGDRKAARVTVRSFGPLGLAARQSNHEVPWTVRVLPPFTSRKHLPSRLARLRELDGRTSVLTRGEGTEFDSLREYVPGDDTRSIDWRASARQTTVAVRTWRPERDRHILIVLDTGRTSAGRVGDVPRLDASMDAALLLTALASRAGDRVELLAYDRRVRAQVQGRSAGDVLPAMVNAMAPLEPELVETDARSLAATALAKAPRRSLLVLLTSLDTAPIEEGLLPVLPQLTQRHTVLVASVADPHIAEMSRARGTVDAVYEAAAGAQAQSQRLRTAEQLQRHGVTVVDATPENLAPALADAYLALKAAGRL, encoded by the coding sequence GTGGCACTGACCGGACGCACCGCGCTGCTCGCCGCCATCGGCTCGCTCCCCGTCGGCATCCTCGCCCCCAGCTGGACGGGGATGCTCGCGGTGAACGCGCCCCTCTCCCTCGCAATTCTGTGCGACTACGCGATGGCCGCGCCAGTGCGAACGCTGCAGTTCACCCGAAGTGGTGATACATCAGTTCGACTGGGTGACGAGGCGAACGTACAGCTCACCGTCACCAACCGCTCCCGCCGCCGGCTGCGCGCCCAGCTCCGTGACGCCTGGCCGCCCAGCAGCTGGCTCTCCGGCACGGATCAGGCGGCGTCCCGGCACAAGCTGACGATCCCCGCAGGCGAACGCCGACGCGTCACCACGGTCCTGCGCCCCACGCGCCGCGGCGACCGCAAGGCCGCCCGGGTCACCGTCCGCTCCTTCGGCCCACTGGGCCTGGCGGCACGCCAGAGCAATCACGAGGTCCCCTGGACCGTCCGCGTCCTGCCCCCGTTCACCAGCCGCAAGCACCTGCCCTCCCGGCTGGCCCGCCTGCGCGAGCTCGACGGACGCACCAGCGTCCTCACCCGAGGCGAGGGCACCGAGTTCGACAGCCTCCGCGAGTACGTCCCCGGCGACGACACCCGCTCCATCGACTGGCGGGCCAGCGCCCGCCAGACCACCGTCGCCGTGCGGACCTGGCGCCCGGAGCGCGACCGCCACATCCTCATCGTCCTCGACACCGGCCGTACCTCGGCCGGCCGCGTGGGCGACGTCCCGCGCCTCGACGCCTCGATGGACGCCGCCCTGCTCCTCACCGCCCTGGCCTCCCGCGCCGGCGACCGCGTGGAGCTCCTGGCGTACGACCGCCGTGTCCGCGCCCAGGTCCAGGGCCGCTCCGCCGGCGACGTGCTGCCGGCCATGGTCAACGCGATGGCGCCGCTGGAGCCCGAGCTCGTGGAGACCGACGCCCGCTCCCTCGCCGCCACCGCACTGGCCAAGGCCCCCCGACGCTCGCTGCTGGTCCTCCTGACGAGCCTCGACACGGCCCCGATCGAGGAGGGCCTCCTCCCGGTCCTCCCGCAGCTCACCCAGCGCCACACGGTCCTGGTGGCCTCCGTCGCCGACCCGCACATCGCCGAGATGTCCCGGGCCCGCGGCACGGTCGACGCCGTCTACGAGGCCGCCGCCGGTGCCCAGGCCCAGTCCCAGCGCCTCCGCACGGCAGAACAGCTTCAGCGCCACGGCGTCACAGTCGTCGACGCGACCCCGGAGAACCTGGCCCCGGCCCTCGCCGACGCATATCTGGCCCTGAAGGCAGCCGGCCGCCTCTGA
- a CDS encoding AAA family ATPase, translating to MSAPTPATAENSDRARASLEALRTEIAKAVVGQDPAVTGLVVALLCRGHVLLEGVPGVAKTLLVRALAAALELDTKRVQFTPDLMPSDVTGSLVYDARTAEFSFQPGPVFTNLLLADEINRTPPKTQSSLLEAMEERQVTVDGTPRPLPDPFLVAATQNPVEYEGTYPLPEAQLDRFLLKLTVPLPSREDEINVLTRHADGFNPRDLQAAGVRPVAGPAELDAARDAVAKTSVSPEIAGYVVDICRATRESPSLTLGVSPRGATALLSTARAWAWLTGRDYVIPDDVKALALPTLRHRIQLRPEAEMEGVTADSVITAILAHVPVPR from the coding sequence ATGAGCGCCCCGACCCCCGCGACCGCTGAGAACTCGGACCGCGCCCGCGCCTCCCTGGAGGCCCTGCGCACCGAGATCGCGAAGGCCGTGGTCGGCCAGGACCCCGCCGTCACCGGTCTGGTCGTCGCCCTGCTCTGCCGCGGCCACGTCCTCCTGGAAGGCGTCCCCGGCGTCGCGAAGACCCTGCTCGTCCGCGCGCTGGCCGCCGCGCTCGAACTCGACACCAAGCGCGTCCAGTTCACCCCCGATCTGATGCCCAGTGATGTCACGGGCTCGCTGGTCTACGACGCCCGCACCGCGGAGTTCTCCTTCCAGCCCGGGCCGGTCTTCACGAACCTGCTGCTCGCAGACGAGATCAACCGCACCCCTCCGAAGACCCAGTCCTCCCTCCTGGAGGCCATGGAGGAGCGTCAGGTCACCGTCGACGGCACCCCGCGCCCGCTCCCCGACCCGTTCCTGGTCGCGGCGACCCAGAACCCCGTCGAGTACGAGGGCACCTACCCCCTCCCCGAGGCCCAGCTCGACCGCTTCCTGCTCAAGCTGACCGTGCCGCTGCCGTCCCGCGAGGACGAGATCAACGTCCTCACCCGGCACGCCGACGGCTTCAACCCGCGCGACCTCCAGGCCGCCGGTGTCCGTCCGGTCGCCGGACCCGCCGAACTCGACGCCGCCCGCGACGCCGTCGCGAAGACCTCGGTCTCCCCCGAGATCGCCGGCTATGTCGTCGATATCTGCCGTGCCACGCGCGAATCCCCCTCACTGACGCTCGGGGTCTCTCCCCGAGGAGCCACCGCACTGCTGTCGACCGCTCGCGCCTGGGCCTGGCTCACCGGCCGGGATTACGTCATCCCGGACGACGTGAAGGCCCTCGCCCTGCCCACCCTGCGTCATCGCATCCAACTGCGGCCCGAAGCGGAGATGGAGGGAGTCACCGCCGACTCCGTCATCACCGCGATCCTCGCCCACGTCCCCGTACCCCGCTGA